The following are encoded together in the Thermosipho japonicus genome:
- a CDS encoding helix-turn-helix transcriptional regulator: protein MTLKELRERKNLSQIDLARLIGVSQQVISHYETGRARPSLDVIIKLGKVLGVSVEEIYEALPKKEGAKL from the coding sequence TTGACTTTAAAAGAATTAAGAGAAAGAAAAAACTTATCTCAAATAGATCTTGCAAGATTAATTGGCGTTTCTCAACAAGTTATTTCCCACTACGAAACAGGAAGAGCAAGACCATCTTTAGATGTAATCATCAAACTCGGAAAAGTTCTCGGAGTTTCAGTTGAAGAAATATACGAAGCACTTCCTAAAAAAGAGGGGGCGAAATTATGA
- a CDS encoding LexA family protein: MDVGEKIKILRQQKGISQARLAKDLNVAQQTISHYETGRVEPSLEMLKTLADYFGVSLDYFFSERPGQSEVEFVDVEFKTVPLYSAPVSAGNGAFPDDIYVIGEVTAISKDVDFAVRVVGDSMQPVAPDGSVLFVKKQPHAFNGDMIVCTYDGWIYVKWYIKEDDKVMLLSENPVYLPIIVEPDDRFIIHGVVKEIMSKPPKKVLK; the protein is encoded by the coding sequence ATGGATGTTGGTGAGAAGATAAAAATATTAAGACAGCAAAAAGGTATTTCACAAGCACGATTAGCTAAAGATTTAAATGTTGCACAACAAACGATTTCTCATTATGAAACAGGTAGAGTTGAACCTTCATTAGAAATGTTAAAAACTCTTGCTGATTATTTTGGCGTATCACTTGACTATTTCTTTTCAGAACGCCCGGGTCAGTCAGAAGTTGAATTTGTTGATGTTGAATTTAAAACTGTGCCTTTATATTCAGCTCCTGTTTCTGCTGGCAATGGTGCTTTCCCGGATGATATTTATGTTATTGGCGAAGTAACAGCCATCAGCAAAGATGTAGATTTTGCTGTTAGAGTTGTAGGGGATAGTATGCAGCCTGTCGCTCCAGATGGCTCTGTTTTGTTTGTAAAAAAACAACCTCATGCGTTTAACGGAGATATGATTGTTTGTACTTATGATGGCTGGATTTACGTGAAATGGTATATCAAAGAAGATGATAAAGTTATGCTGCTTTCTGAAAATCCTGTATATCTGCCAATAATAGTAGAACCAGATGATAGATTTATCATCCATGGTGTTGTTAAGGAAATTATGAGTAAGCCACCAAAAAAAGTTTTGAAATAA
- a CDS encoding viroplasmin family protein, which produces MGKKKQKYYAVRKGRNTGIYNSWVEAEKQIKGFPGAEYKSFLKLEDAKAYLSGKKECECPEMNENTILAYIDGSYKDNIYSSGIVLCDKNGMTEYYFWGEESLFKEGNNIPGEIMAALFVMDYAVKNDIKKVILKFDLEGLEKWAKEEYKTKKLITKVYKYYYEYYKQKGLLVEFKKVQGHSGDFCNDKADKLAKKALVKDSNVNFDLPDFEKILEMLKGYSVNQNLSIQLSDKELESLIEYLKNEKYEIHEEINSDKKRFDIKSKFFKDYLVLTYHLWSRKLQIQGKARDVLNNIELFLAEFGKTQDLLQKVYDVSRSEYNDFEQTVDKIVHGAYTHEKVSETLKGLMITAYFNYLESPNMPYRDFSFYLIPAARVLEAFIKWGLYMFKIADKLPEKEAIGNYFERIEKSNSFTIKKEFRENCNCEDDLIVIEKCYNYYHKYRHIYSHASPIEGHTSTISSKQEVNDLIMTALKLTGELFNRFPL; this is translated from the coding sequence TTGGGTAAGAAAAAGCAAAAGTATTATGCCGTTAGAAAAGGAAGAAATACAGGTATTTATAATTCCTGGGTCGAGGCTGAAAAACAAATTAAAGGTTTTCCCGGTGCTGAATATAAAAGCTTTTTGAAATTAGAAGATGCGAAAGCTTATTTATCTGGAAAAAAAGAATGTGAATGCCCTGAAATGAATGAAAACACAATTTTAGCTTATATTGATGGGAGCTATAAAGATAATATATATAGTTCTGGCATTGTTTTATGTGATAAAAATGGAATGACTGAGTATTATTTTTGGGGTGAAGAGTCGTTGTTCAAAGAAGGCAATAATATCCCCGGAGAAATCATGGCGGCTCTTTTTGTTATGGATTATGCTGTTAAAAATGACATAAAAAAAGTAATATTAAAATTTGATTTAGAAGGTTTAGAAAAATGGGCAAAAGAAGAATATAAAACAAAAAAATTGATAACAAAAGTGTATAAATATTATTATGAATATTATAAGCAAAAAGGATTGTTAGTGGAATTTAAAAAAGTTCAAGGACATTCCGGTGATTTTTGCAATGATAAAGCGGACAAACTTGCAAAAAAAGCGTTAGTTAAAGATAGTAATGTTAATTTTGATCTTCCCGATTTTGAAAAAATTTTAGAAATGTTAAAAGGATATTCTGTAAATCAAAATTTATCTATACAATTATCTGACAAGGAATTAGAGTCATTAATAGAATATTTGAAAAATGAAAAATATGAAATACATGAAGAAATAAATTCTGACAAAAAGAGATTTGATATTAAAAGTAAATTCTTTAAAGATTATTTGGTGCTTACCTATCATTTGTGGAGTAGAAAATTACAAATACAAGGAAAAGCTAGAGATGTGCTAAATAATATTGAACTATTTTTGGCAGAATTTGGAAAAACTCAAGATTTGCTTCAAAAAGTTTACGATGTTTCTCGATCTGAATATAATGATTTTGAACAAACTGTTGATAAAATTGTTCATGGAGCATATACGCACGAAAAAGTTTCTGAGACCTTAAAAGGGTTAATGATAACTGCATATTTCAACTATTTGGAATCACCGAATATGCCATATAGAGATTTTTCATTTTATTTAATACCTGCAGCACGTGTTTTGGAAGCATTTATTAAATGGGGATTGTATATGTTTAAAATAGCTGATAAATTACCTGAAAAAGAGGCTATAGGAAATTATTTTGAAAGAATTGAAAAATCAAATAGTTTTACCATAAAAAAAGAGTTTAGAGAAAATTGTAACTGTGAAGATGATTTAATTGTAATAGAAAAATGTTATAATTATTATCACAAATACAGACATATTTACTCTCATGCTTCACCAATAGAAGGTCATACATCAACTATTTCTTCTAAACAAGAAGTGAATGACTTGATAATGACAGCATTAAAACTTACTGGTGAACTTTTTAATAGATTTCCTTTGTAA
- a CDS encoding recombinase family protein has product MKRAAAYARYSSTQQQDISIEAQFSRIEEFAKRNNYIIVAQYEDRAISGFSSRRPGLQQLLADAKLGKFETVIVWEFARLARDRTISRNYKEQFRKLGIELISVTEHIPDSPEGVIIESLYEGMAEYYSRKLARDSMRGLIQTVKDGYVHGGYPPFGLKFVKDEKGKSKYAIEENEAKAVKKMFEMAAKGETLSAIARWLNDNGYKPRRSQKFNVESVRDILKNPKYIGKIIFNKRRGKGKFNPFNEIIEVEAPEIAIIDEDLFIKVQQRLSKNKHKPARRNYILRGLVQCGICGHPLSGAIRQGNNAYYYCTYCWRNNNKKVSIGADKLENIVINFVKSHFEHLDTEELTRRINKKIKQKLNPVALKTFQKNLEEVNNAIKNITKAIEMGAFSNELLIRLNELEREKMKLEKDIRSALTQIKSLRELTTEEVEHLKQSVLKELTNRSTARELLINLIEHITVNFETTEILFTTKFGDYVVKYNK; this is encoded by the coding sequence ATGAAACGTGCTGCAGCATATGCAAGATACTCATCAACTCAGCAACAGGACATCTCAATTGAAGCTCAATTTTCACGTATTGAGGAGTTTGCAAAACGGAATAATTACATTATAGTAGCCCAATATGAAGATAGAGCAATATCGGGCTTTTCTTCACGTCGTCCAGGATTACAACAACTACTTGCAGACGCAAAATTAGGAAAATTTGAAACTGTTATTGTTTGGGAATTTGCAAGACTTGCCAGAGATAGAACAATTTCTAGAAACTATAAAGAACAATTCCGTAAGCTTGGAATTGAACTTATTTCTGTCACCGAGCATATTCCCGATTCTCCAGAAGGTGTAATTATCGAATCACTATATGAAGGAATGGCTGAATATTATTCTAGAAAACTAGCTCGGGACAGTATGAGGGGGCTTATACAGACTGTGAAAGATGGTTATGTACATGGAGGATACCCTCCTTTTGGTTTAAAATTTGTAAAAGATGAAAAGGGAAAAAGTAAATATGCCATTGAAGAAAATGAAGCCAAAGCAGTAAAAAAGATGTTTGAAATGGCTGCAAAAGGTGAAACTCTTTCAGCTATTGCTCGATGGCTGAATGATAATGGATATAAACCTAGAAGGAGCCAGAAATTTAACGTTGAATCTGTTCGTGATATTCTCAAAAACCCTAAATACATTGGTAAAATTATTTTTAATAAACGCAGAGGTAAGGGAAAGTTCAATCCATTTAATGAAATTATTGAAGTTGAAGCTCCAGAAATTGCAATTATTGATGAAGATTTATTTATTAAAGTACAACAAAGGTTGTCAAAAAATAAACACAAACCAGCAAGAAGAAATTATATTCTTCGTGGACTAGTCCAATGTGGTATTTGTGGTCATCCACTTTCTGGAGCCATTCGACAGGGAAATAATGCATATTATTATTGCACTTACTGTTGGCGAAATAATAATAAGAAAGTCAGCATAGGAGCTGACAAATTAGAAAACATTGTCATTAATTTTGTGAAATCTCATTTTGAACACCTTGATACAGAAGAACTTACTCGCAGAATTAACAAAAAAATTAAACAAAAACTTAATCCTGTTGCCCTAAAAACATTTCAAAAAAATCTTGAAGAAGTCAATAATGCTATTAAAAATATAACAAAAGCAATTGAAATGGGAGCATTTTCAAATGAACTCCTTATTCGATTAAACGAACTTGAACGGGAAAAAATGAAGCTAGAAAAAGATATTCGTTCAGCCCTCACTCAAATAAAATCATTACGTGAATTAACCACTGAAGAAGTTGAACATTTAAAGCAAAGTGTATTAAAAGAACTCACAAATAGATCTACAGCAAGAGAATTATTAATTAATTTAATCGAGCATATTACTGTTAATTTTGAAACAACAGAAATTTTATTCACCACAAAATTTGGTGACTACGTTGTCAAATATAATAAATAA
- a CDS encoding type II toxin-antitoxin system RnlB family antitoxin, whose translation MLFKIFSIDQKKLKYKYFVIMLSEVKPYEIIDKIEQKLRSLKKGKGLVLFDLTLGNLNKDARYIEATFDGENIDIWSFKIVKNVPEFFKKKSFNYLAKNYKYVESSFLTSAEKFRFKNKIFVNN comes from the coding sequence ATGCTTTTTAAAATCTTTTCAATTGATCAAAAAAAATTAAAATACAAATATTTTGTAATAATGCTTTCTGAAGTGAAACCATATGAAATAATTGATAAAATTGAACAAAAGTTAAGAAGCCTAAAAAAAGGTAAAGGTTTAGTTTTGTTTGATTTAACATTAGGGAATCTTAATAAAGATGCACGATATATTGAAGCCACCTTTGATGGCGAAAATATTGATATTTGGAGTTTTAAGATTGTCAAAAACGTTCCAGAATTTTTTAAAAAGAAGAGTTTTAATTATTTGGCAAAAAATTATAAATATGTTGAAAGTAGCTTTTTGACTTCTGCTGAAAAATTTAGATTTAAGAATAAGATATTCGTTAATAATTAA
- a CDS encoding endonuclease/exonuclease/phosphatase family protein, protein MLKILTLNLHTYQEIDIGQEKNLIEFFEKYENIQEKIVQFIMDENIDIAVFQEAAQHRDMDIIEEKFGIKIKRKNYIKVLHELLLKKNKFYEYVWDFSHYGWNIWEEGLGILTKYPIVNFESKYISKTKDKFSIYSRKILKTTLLINNKLVDIYTVHLNWVRNGFENEYKKLINWINKSSNSRLIIAGDFNINAGTKDYEKFISMNVKGEKLTDVFYETNRYKIDEPTIRKDKFNDGGRIDYILVSKHFRAIDSRIVFKDNDKYGRVSDHMGLWAKLEIIE, encoded by the coding sequence ATGCTTAAAATATTAACTTTGAATTTACATACTTATCAAGAGATTGATATAGGTCAAGAAAAAAATTTAATAGAATTTTTTGAAAAATACGAAAATATTCAAGAAAAGATTGTTCAATTTATTATGGATGAAAACATTGATATTGCTGTATTTCAGGAAGCTGCACAGCATAGAGATATGGATATAATTGAGGAAAAATTTGGGATAAAGATAAAAAGAAAAAATTATATTAAGGTGTTGCATGAACTTTTATTGAAAAAAAATAAATTTTATGAATATGTTTGGGATTTTTCTCATTATGGGTGGAATATATGGGAAGAAGGATTAGGAATATTAACTAAATATCCTATTGTTAATTTTGAATCTAAGTATATTTCAAAAACTAAAGATAAATTTTCTATTTATTCAAGAAAAATTTTAAAAACTACTTTGCTTATAAATAATAAACTTGTTGATATATATACAGTACATTTAAATTGGGTAAGAAATGGATTTGAAAATGAATATAAGAAACTAATTAATTGGATAAATAAAAGCTCGAATAGTAGGTTAATTATTGCTGGAGATTTCAATATTAATGCTGGTACAAAGGATTATGAAAAGTTTATATCTATGAATGTAAAAGGTGAAAAGTTAACAGATGTTTTTTATGAAACTAACAGATACAAAATTGATGAACCAACAATTAGGAAAGATAAATTCAATGATGGAGGAAGAATTGATTATATTTTGGTTTCCAAACATTTTAGAGCAATAGATAGTAGGATTGTTTTCAAAGATAATGATAAATATGGAAGGGTATCAGATCATATGGGATTATGGGCAAAGCTTGAAATTATTGAATAA
- a CDS encoding phage portal protein: protein MAKNYYELFVLFYGEYTENYCKQKGLFIDYDSKGNLKHITKSLVDYAYEIISTDYSLIFGDNFELVVPDNENATNKLNEILKQNNFDKTARLFVIQGLILGDSALKIGRDDNGQIRIGIVKLLNGTLDYVMEYGQVVAWVYEYSMKHKESTLNVKEVYTKDRVQIYIGDKLVKDIPNRYGEFWLIHVANTPSLKDPVWGESELERIGDTIDEMNSTLSRISAIEDIYAKPRIIASGIRDASNLKQEHNVWSTPDNAELKILEYNGNVIPSMLKKYEMLENYLRNKCPELILNDLGNISGYALKLKLSKLIKKIKNYRSVYFEGIKKLAKLALAMDGVVVNEVQVNVDPVIPADEVEDLNKWINLISMGLVSKKTVAEALGFDYESEQKKIEEENSWYMEMMDNEPGQKPK from the coding sequence ATGGCGAAAAACTATTACGAATTATTTGTCCTTTTTTACGGTGAATATACCGAAAACTATTGCAAACAAAAAGGATTGTTTATAGATTACGACTCAAAAGGAAACTTAAAACATATTACAAAAAGCCTTGTCGACTATGCATACGAGATTATATCAACTGATTATTCGCTTATATTTGGCGACAATTTTGAACTTGTAGTACCAGATAACGAAAATGCAACAAACAAACTAAATGAAATATTAAAACAAAACAACTTTGACAAGACTGCAAGATTGTTTGTTATCCAGGGCTTGATTTTAGGAGATAGTGCTTTAAAGATTGGGCGTGATGATAACGGACAGATACGAATAGGGATTGTAAAACTTTTGAATGGAACACTCGATTATGTTATGGAATATGGGCAGGTTGTAGCTTGGGTGTATGAATACAGCATGAAGCACAAGGAAAGTACGTTAAATGTAAAAGAAGTTTATACAAAAGATAGAGTGCAGATTTACATAGGTGACAAGTTAGTAAAGGACATACCAAACAGATACGGTGAATTTTGGCTTATACATGTAGCAAATACGCCGAGTTTAAAGGATCCTGTGTGGGGTGAAAGTGAACTCGAGAGGATAGGGGATACCATAGACGAGATGAATTCTACTTTATCCAGAATATCTGCAATTGAAGATATATATGCAAAGCCAAGAATCATAGCAAGTGGAATTAGAGATGCTTCAAACTTAAAGCAAGAACACAATGTATGGTCCACGCCAGATAATGCAGAACTTAAGATCTTGGAATACAACGGAAACGTAATTCCTTCGATGTTAAAGAAGTACGAAATGTTAGAGAACTATTTACGCAATAAATGTCCAGAGCTTATTCTTAACGACCTTGGCAATATTTCTGGATATGCTTTAAAACTTAAACTTTCCAAACTAATCAAGAAGATTAAAAACTATAGATCTGTTTATTTTGAAGGCATTAAAAAGCTTGCAAAGCTTGCACTCGCAATGGACGGGGTTGTTGTTAACGAGGTACAGGTAAATGTAGATCCTGTAATTCCAGCAGATGAAGTAGAAGATTTGAATAAATGGATTAATTTAATCAGCATGGGATTAGTCAGCAAAAAAACGGTTGCTGAAGCATTAGGTTTTGACTACGAAAGCGAACAGAAAAAAATTGAGGAAGAAAACAGCTGGTATATGGAGATGATGGACAATGAACCTGGACAAAAACCTAAATAG
- a CDS encoding RNA polymerase sigma factor, giving the protein MVSTSDYIIKELQRYKSYWQEILKRKIHLDFVNGEIIIQFTLKNGAVVIFNKNSMHSPEILDELTIEKKRRMWNKIRRIEYWLQLLPLRQREAIFWRIINHDFELCNSVECSGLKYKTLSYREIAQKMNLNEKTVWTYVQEGVEKLAEKVSYIDKPPQK; this is encoded by the coding sequence ATGGTTTCTACTTCGGATTATATCATTAAAGAACTTCAAAGGTACAAAAGTTATTGGCAGGAAATTTTAAAAAGGAAAATTCATTTAGATTTTGTAAATGGCGAAATTATTATACAATTTACACTTAAAAATGGAGCAGTAGTAATATTTAATAAAAATTCAATGCATTCTCCAGAAATTCTAGATGAACTCACGATAGAAAAGAAGCGTAGAATGTGGAACAAAATCAGGCGGATTGAGTATTGGCTTCAGTTGCTTCCATTAAGGCAACGAGAAGCAATATTCTGGAGAATTATAAATCACGATTTTGAACTTTGTAATTCTGTAGAGTGCTCAGGCCTAAAATATAAAACATTGTCATATAGGGAAATTGCACAAAAGATGAATCTTAATGAAAAAACAGTTTGGACATATGTGCAAGAAGGTGTGGAAAAATTGGCTGAGAAAGTGTCTTATATTGACAAACCCCCACAAAAATGA
- a CDS encoding terminase large subunit domain-containing protein, giving the protein MRTWKNDPVLFAEKFFNWTAHEAQKTILRAKGQVITIAAGRRFGKSEAMAIDSLFYSFKHPQTIQFIIAPTYDQSTVIFETILKFLSKSPWQGLIEKIKYSPYPILKFLHNSEIHARSADKYHNLRGRKAHRVILDEAAFIKDEAVYEVIEPMLADYNGQMIKISTPYGKNHFWETYMKGLEGVPGYVSFQFPSSANPYISHEFLEAKKSEYGESSLRWRIEYLAEFVDEQDLVFPWHLIDSVVEDYQIPVSKEDNSVYYMGVDVAKYEDWTVIIVLNQDGKLVYFERFNRKPWSYVVNRIADVQKEYNAHGYIDATGVGDPIWEALTEKGVYLEPFKFTSQSKQQIIDTLRGKMENKEIVIPRIPELIDELRYFEYEMRPTGTMKLEARYGYHDDCVMALALAVYGATNKQEAKSFNLDIV; this is encoded by the coding sequence ATGAGAACGTGGAAGAATGATCCTGTCTTATTTGCAGAGAAATTTTTTAACTGGACTGCGCATGAAGCACAAAAAACTATTTTACGAGCAAAGGGACAGGTTATAACAATAGCAGCTGGAAGAAGATTTGGGAAATCAGAAGCAATGGCAATAGATTCTTTGTTTTATTCATTCAAACATCCACAAACAATCCAATTTATCATTGCACCAACTTATGATCAATCTACAGTTATTTTTGAAACAATACTGAAATTTCTTTCAAAATCTCCATGGCAAGGGTTAATTGAAAAGATTAAATACTCACCGTATCCAATTTTAAAGTTTTTACATAATTCAGAAATACACGCAAGATCTGCTGATAAATATCACAACTTGAGAGGTAGAAAAGCACACAGAGTAATACTAGACGAAGCAGCATTTATTAAAGATGAAGCGGTTTATGAAGTTATAGAACCGATGTTAGCTGACTACAACGGGCAAATGATAAAAATATCTACTCCATATGGCAAGAATCATTTCTGGGAAACATACATGAAAGGATTAGAAGGAGTTCCAGGATATGTATCATTCCAATTCCCATCATCTGCTAATCCATACATATCACACGAATTTCTAGAAGCCAAGAAAAGTGAATATGGTGAAAGTTCCTTGCGTTGGAGAATTGAATATCTTGCTGAATTTGTTGATGAGCAAGATCTGGTATTTCCATGGCATTTAATTGATTCGGTTGTTGAAGATTATCAAATCCCTGTTTCTAAGGAAGATAATAGCGTTTACTACATGGGAGTTGACGTTGCAAAGTATGAAGACTGGACCGTGATTATTGTTTTAAACCAAGATGGTAAATTAGTGTATTTTGAACGCTTTAATCGTAAGCCATGGAGTTATGTGGTGAATAGAATTGCTGATGTGCAAAAAGAATATAATGCACACGGTTATATAGATGCTACAGGCGTTGGAGATCCAATTTGGGAAGCATTAACTGAAAAAGGCGTTTATTTAGAACCGTTTAAATTTACTTCACAGAGTAAACAACAAATTATTGATACTCTGCGTGGAAAAATGGAAAATAAAGAAATTGTTATTCCAAGGATCCCAGAATTAATCGATGAGTTGAGATATTTTGAATACGAAATGAGGCCAACAGGAACTATGAAATTAGAAGCAAGGTACGGTTACCACGATGACTGTGTAATGGCTTTAGCGCTTGCTGTTTACGGTGCCACGAACAAACAAGAAGCAAAGAGCTTTAATCTGGACATTGTGTAA
- a CDS encoding single-stranded DNA-binding protein — translation MPSYAQITILGHVGSIVSNYTKTGKKITNFTVAVNRKRGNNEETDWFNVKTTMEWVDKGIEKGDLVMVIGEPQSRLYNGKTYWDIWANTIKQLTKKQKEEELVDAPPF, via the coding sequence ATGCCTAGCTATGCACAAATTACCATACTTGGGCACGTTGGAAGTATAGTAAGTAATTACACTAAAACCGGGAAGAAGATAACTAATTTTACCGTAGCAGTTAACAGAAAAAGGGGTAACAATGAAGAAACAGACTGGTTCAATGTCAAGACAACAATGGAATGGGTAGATAAAGGGATTGAAAAAGGAGATCTTGTAATGGTAATTGGTGAGCCACAATCAAGACTTTACAATGGCAAAACATATTGGGATATCTGGGCAAATACCATCAAACAGCTAACAAAGAAGCAGAAAGAGGAAGAATTAGTTGATGCACCACCATTTTGA
- a CDS encoding phage minor head protein, with amino-acid sequence MNLDKNLNRIERRLIQRNLSLLKQLLERLIGLLMTNEIGTRTLEWLKIQIQQQTESYISEFEKYLNKELLNTFKLSSKLAHSTINQPFSGVPSNAMLWFNENFMSFEHTVMKNYAGDLMRIIENTLTAGIISGTPNDVLAKILIKQIPPTAKRRITVMVRDQVGHAMQQGIWRTYVEYEEVIDKFKWSGPSDSRTTAWCANRKKLTQEEPWTKNEIERYIETNPRKLKGLEIRADHGTFLHPHIQCRHRLLALPKPAKLIGNQFLNQ; translated from the coding sequence ATGAACCTGGACAAAAACCTAAATAGGATTGAACGAAGACTGATACAACGTAATTTATCACTCTTAAAGCAACTACTTGAAAGATTGATTGGATTGTTAATGACAAACGAAATTGGTACAAGAACTTTAGAGTGGTTAAAAATTCAAATTCAGCAACAAACAGAAAGCTACATATCAGAATTTGAAAAATATTTAAACAAGGAGCTGCTGAATACATTTAAGTTGTCTAGTAAATTAGCTCATTCAACAATTAATCAACCATTTTCGGGTGTCCCTTCAAATGCCATGCTGTGGTTTAACGAAAATTTTATGAGTTTTGAACACACTGTTATGAAGAACTACGCAGGCGATTTAATGCGAATAATTGAAAACACACTTACAGCAGGAATAATATCTGGAACACCTAACGATGTACTAGCAAAAATTCTTATCAAACAAATTCCACCAACGGCAAAACGGCGTATAACTGTAATGGTAAGAGATCAAGTTGGTCATGCAATGCAACAAGGAATTTGGAGAACGTATGTAGAATACGAAGAAGTAATTGACAAATTCAAATGGTCTGGGCCGAGTGATTCAAGAACCACGGCGTGGTGTGCAAACAGAAAAAAACTAACGCAGGAAGAACCATGGACTAAAAACGAAATTGAACGATATATTGAAACAAATCCACGTAAATTAAAAGGTCTAGAAATCCGAGCAGACCATGGAACGTTTTTACATCCACATATTCAATGTAGGCACAGACTGTTAGCTTTACCAAAGCCTGCTAAGTTAATTGGAAACCAATTTCTAAATCAGTAG